One region of Erythrolamprus reginae isolate rEryReg1 chromosome 8, rEryReg1.hap1, whole genome shotgun sequence genomic DNA includes:
- the LOC139171502 gene encoding syntaxin-3-like: MKDRLEELRRRRYENGDSLELEENFSFDNPVFQEDENSAVSKVLQEITSLSLALEKLGQSSENIAKKQQQVLCCTTEVSIGEEKKELSTMKDIFTKEAKALQPRLNDIRETLAKDRPKSLAISRIRYSQFSVLVSRYREIVTRHYVKETHYVEKLKEQIQRQSELAGLHLQEEDIKKLVESPTMPRIVGQDLEVLKAKQHLAMAQVRHQQLLDLEAQIGELHSLFLHLEILVLEQQEVLDSIEYNILHTTDYISQSNEEVKKAIKYQRHSRLSTLLSALLGLCACCTCLSCMATPNVLR, encoded by the coding sequence ATGAAGGACAGGCTGGAGGAACTGAGGAGACGCAGATATGAGAACGGGGACTctctggagctggaggagaacTTCTCCTTCGACAATCCCGTTTTCCAAGAAGACGAGAACAGTGCCGTGAGTAAGGTTCTCCAAGAAATAACCAGCCTCTCCTTGGCGCTGGAGAAGTTGGGGCAATCCTCTGAGAACATCGCTAAGAAGCAGCAACAGGTGCTTTGCTGCACCACCGAAGTGAGCATcggagaggagaaaaaagagcTGAGCACCATGAAGGACATTTTCACCAAGGAGGCTAAGGCTCTGCAACCAAGGCTCAATGACATCCGGGAGACCCTGGCCAAGGATAGGCCTAAGAGTCTGGCCATCAGCCGCATTCGCTACAGCCAGTTCTCCGTACTGGTTAGCCGCTACCGTGAGATCGTCACCCGCCATTACGTCAAGGAAACCCACTACGTGGAGAAGTTGAAGGAGCAGATCCAGAGACAGTCAGAACTGGCAGGCCTGCATCTCCAAGAGGAGGACATCAAGAAGCTGGTGGAGAGCCCTACGATGCCGCGCATCGTTGGCCAAGACTTGGAAGTGCTCAAAGCCAAGCAGCACCTTGCTATGGCCCAGGTGCGCCACCAGCAGCTGCTGGACTTGGAGGCCCAGATTGGTGAGCTCCATTCTCTCTTCTTGCACTTGGAGATCCTGGTTTTGGAACAACAGGAAGTCCTCGACAGTATTGAGTACAACATCCTCCATACCACGGATTACATTTCCCAGTCCAACGAGGAGGTCAAGAAGGCCATCAAATATCAGCGCCATTCGCGGTTGTCCACCCTCTTGTCAGCGCTCCTAGGCCTTTGCGCCTGTTGTACATGCTTGTCGtgcatggcaactccaaatgtgTTGCGCTGA